A window of Dehalococcoidia bacterium contains these coding sequences:
- a CDS encoding ribose-phosphate pyrophosphokinase, with translation MRQFAGQDEIKVFCGNAHPTLASSVCDYLGIPLGKIEVFEFSNENTFVRILENVRERDVFIIQPICSPVNKNLVELLIMLDAFKRASADRITAVVPYYGYSRTDKKDQPRVPITARLVADLLCTAGANRILTVDLHAAQIQGFFNIPVDELTALFLVSDYWRSKKLKDVVVVATDIGISKRARDLAEKLNVPLAIIEKRRMGNDDTTETLNIIGEVEGKRAITVDDEIDTAGSLVSAVDTLLKAGAKEVYACCTHPVFSGPAIERISKSKVKEVVVADTIPLNGKKKISKITVLPIAPLLGEAIHRIHTGMSVGAMFED, from the coding sequence ATGAGGCAATTTGCAGGCCAGGACGAGATCAAGGTTTTCTGCGGCAACGCCCACCCGACGCTCGCCAGCTCGGTCTGCGATTACCTTGGCATTCCGCTGGGCAAGATCGAGGTCTTCGAGTTCAGCAACGAGAACACATTCGTGCGGATCCTGGAGAACGTGCGCGAACGCGATGTGTTCATTATCCAGCCGATATGCTCACCGGTCAACAAGAACCTTGTAGAGCTGCTGATCATGCTGGATGCCTTTAAGCGCGCCTCAGCCGACCGCATCACGGCCGTTGTACCTTACTACGGCTACTCGCGTACCGATAAGAAAGACCAGCCGCGTGTCCCCATCACCGCGCGTCTGGTGGCGGACCTGCTCTGCACGGCCGGCGCCAACCGAATTCTTACGGTCGATCTACATGCGGCGCAGATCCAGGGCTTTTTCAACATCCCCGTGGACGAACTGACCGCCCTTTTCCTGGTCAGCGATTACTGGAGGAGCAAGAAGCTCAAGGACGTCGTGGTGGTCGCCACCGATATCGGCATCAGCAAGCGGGCGCGCGACCTGGCGGAAAAGCTCAATGTTCCGCTGGCCATTATCGAGAAAAGGCGCATGGGCAACGACGATACCACCGAGACGCTGAACATTATAGGTGAAGTTGAAGGCAAGCGCGCCATCACGGTGGACGACGAGATCGATACGGCCGGGTCGCTGGTCAGCGCTGTGGATACATTGCTGAAGGCCGGCGCAAAAGAAGTTTACGCCTGCTGCACGCACCCGGTGTTCTCCGGGCCGGCCATTGAACGCATCTCCAAGTCCAAGGTCAAGGAGGTCGTGGTGGCCGACACGATCCCTTTAAATGGAAAGAAGAAGATAAGCAAAATCACCGTGCTGCCGATTGCGCCCCTGCTGGGCGAGGCCATACACCGCATACACACGGGAATGTCCGTCGGCGCCATGTTTGAAGATTAG
- a CDS encoding valine--tRNA ligase, producing MPDIPKAYEPKDVEQIRYKFWLDGGYFKPKIDPKKKPFTIIMPPPNVTGELHVGHALTAALEDIMTRWHRMKGDPSLWLPGVDHAGIATQVVVEKELAKEGLDRHQIGREKFVERTWAWANKSRSAITHQHERLGASCDWSRERFTLDDGPVKAVKTAFVRLYDKGLIYRGERIINWCPRCRTALSDLEVQNKDLVSNMWHMKYPYADGSGHITVATTRPETYLGDSAVAVNPEDGRYTSLVGKKVILPFIKREIPIIADDAIDREFGTGMVKVTPAHDPVDFDISQRHGLPVIHILNPDASMNDNAGPYAGLDRFEARKKIVEDFEKAGLMEKIEPYSHAIPHCFRCSTVIEPEVSKQWFVKIAPLAAPAIEAVRDGRIKIIPDRFIKIYLNWMENIRDWCISRQLWWGHRIPVWYCHKCGEMTVAVDTPAKCGKCGSSEIEQDPDVLDTWFSSGLWPHSTLGWPDQTDDLKYFYPTSVMETGYDILFFWVARMIMMGIEDAGDVPFRTVYLHGLIRDEKGEKMSKMKGNVLNPLTAIDQYGCDALRFALTTGTAPGNDLNMGQHRLEAGRNFANKLWNAGRFVLKALEAEPVTNKAFAEAGTKGRKEIEDRWIVSRLNRLIGEVDRLMHDFQFGEAEKEIHDFLWGEFCDWYIEIAKQRLGAKDSPIAVLVYVLEKSLRLLHPFMPFITEELWQNLKERLPGETLDSPALIIAPYPSANQELLDMEAENQIENEIEIIRAIRNTRAEYKVDINKPVKARAYMATFSTSIGLRSNIIGKLSKATIDIQPMEKRPSTNEKAVVLNLRNADVVIPLEGMVDIEAEKARLSKEMAVLEREIARLTQRLEDAQFTSKAPAAVIEKERARLREYTDKLARMKAELQQLG from the coding sequence ATGCCTGATATACCTAAAGCCTACGAACCTAAAGACGTGGAGCAGATCCGCTACAAATTCTGGCTGGACGGCGGCTATTTCAAGCCGAAGATCGACCCGAAGAAAAAGCCCTTCACCATCATCATGCCTCCACCCAACGTCACCGGCGAACTGCACGTTGGTCATGCCCTGACGGCAGCCCTCGAAGATATCATGACACGCTGGCACAGGATGAAGGGCGACCCTTCGCTCTGGCTCCCCGGCGTGGACCATGCCGGCATCGCCACGCAGGTGGTTGTCGAGAAGGAACTGGCTAAAGAGGGCCTGGACCGCCATCAGATAGGGCGCGAAAAATTTGTGGAGCGCACCTGGGCCTGGGCCAACAAATCGCGCAGCGCCATCACGCACCAACACGAGAGGCTGGGCGCATCCTGCGACTGGTCGCGCGAACGTTTCACCCTCGACGACGGCCCTGTCAAGGCGGTCAAGACCGCCTTCGTGCGCCTGTACGACAAAGGGCTGATCTACCGCGGCGAGCGCATTATCAACTGGTGCCCGAGGTGCAGGACGGCCCTCTCGGACCTCGAGGTGCAGAACAAGGACCTCGTCAGCAACATGTGGCATATGAAGTATCCCTATGCTGACGGCAGCGGCCATATTACGGTGGCCACTACCCGCCCCGAGACCTATCTGGGCGACTCCGCCGTAGCCGTCAATCCCGAGGACGGGCGCTACACCTCGCTGGTCGGTAAAAAAGTCATCCTGCCCTTCATCAAGCGCGAGATCCCCATCATAGCCGACGATGCTATAGACAGGGAGTTCGGCACGGGCATGGTCAAAGTTACCCCTGCCCACGATCCTGTGGACTTCGATATCTCACAGCGGCACGGCCTGCCCGTCATCCATATACTCAATCCGGACGCCAGCATGAACGATAACGCCGGCCCTTATGCCGGCCTGGACAGGTTCGAGGCGCGAAAAAAAATAGTGGAAGATTTCGAGAAGGCCGGACTGATGGAGAAGATCGAGCCTTACTCGCATGCCATTCCCCACTGCTTCCGCTGCTCAACGGTGATCGAGCCCGAGGTCAGCAAGCAGTGGTTTGTAAAGATCGCCCCACTGGCTGCTCCGGCCATCGAGGCTGTCAGGGACGGCCGCATCAAGATCATCCCGGATCGCTTCATTAAAATCTATCTCAACTGGATGGAGAATATACGGGACTGGTGTATCAGCCGCCAGCTGTGGTGGGGACACCGCATACCCGTCTGGTACTGCCATAAATGCGGAGAGATGACGGTTGCCGTGGATACACCCGCTAAATGCGGCAAATGCGGCAGCAGTGAGATCGAGCAGGACCCCGATGTGCTGGATACCTGGTTCAGCTCCGGCCTCTGGCCGCATTCCACGTTGGGATGGCCGGACCAGACCGATGACCTCAAGTATTTCTATCCCACCTCCGTCATGGAGACGGGCTACGATATCCTCTTTTTCTGGGTGGCGCGCATGATCATGATGGGCATCGAGGACGCGGGGGATGTGCCCTTCCGCACGGTTTATCTTCACGGACTGATACGCGATGAGAAGGGCGAGAAGATGAGCAAGATGAAAGGCAACGTACTGAATCCGTTGACCGCCATCGACCAGTACGGCTGCGATGCCCTGCGTTTCGCGTTGACCACGGGCACCGCTCCCGGCAACGACCTCAACATGGGGCAGCACCGCCTCGAGGCCGGGCGCAATTTCGCCAATAAGCTGTGGAACGCCGGCCGCTTCGTGTTGAAGGCGCTCGAGGCTGAGCCGGTCACCAATAAGGCCTTCGCCGAAGCGGGAACTAAAGGCCGAAAGGAGATCGAGGACCGCTGGATAGTATCAAGGTTGAACCGGCTGATAGGTGAGGTGGACCGGTTGATGCATGATTTCCAGTTCGGAGAGGCCGAGAAGGAGATACATGACTTTCTGTGGGGCGAGTTCTGCGACTGGTATATCGAGATAGCCAAGCAGCGCCTGGGCGCTAAAGATTCTCCCATAGCCGTGCTGGTATATGTGCTGGAAAAGTCTCTGCGTCTGCTGCATCCCTTTATGCCATTTATCACGGAGGAGCTCTGGCAGAACTTGAAGGAACGGCTGCCCGGCGAAACACTCGATTCGCCCGCACTTATCATCGCGCCTTACCCCTCAGCAAACCAAGAACTACTGGACATGGAAGCTGAGAATCAGATTGAGAATGAGATTGAGATTATACGTGCAATTCGAAATACGCGTGCTGAATATAAAGTTGACATCAACAAACCGGTAAAAGCACGTGCATATATGGCGACCTTTTCTACATCAATAGGATTGAGGTCCAATATCATAGGAAAACTATCAAAAGCGACGATAGATATCCAGCCCATGGAAAAACGACCTTCCACCAATGAAAAGGCGGTCGTATTAAATTTAAGGAATGCCGACGTGGTCATCCCGCTGGAAGGAATGGTGGACATAGAAGCGGAGAAAGCCCGGCTTTCTAAAGAGATGGCCGTGCTGGAGCGCGAGATAGCGCGCCTCACACAGAGGCTGGAGGACGCCCAGTTCACCTCCAAAGCTCCGGCAGCGGTGATAGAGAAAGAGAGAGCGCGTTTAAGGGAGTACACGGACAAACTTGCGCGCATGAAGGCCGAGCTTCAGCAGCTCGGCTAA
- a CDS encoding long-chain fatty acid--CoA ligase: MADYPWLNNYDEGVAHSLQPYPDITLLEVIKENARQNPDHMMIWFKGNTISYRQFAEYVDILAKALIGTGVKKGDRVALIMPNCPQIIIGQFAVWRAGGITAQVNPLYSEEELVHALKDCGAETVIVLTPFYSQVKKVQSKTNVKTIIATSIKEYLSPFMRTMFTLLMEKKGGHRIELQPGDLWLQDIMRKYAGTALPPVMVGPRDTALILFSGGTTGSPKGVMHSHQGIVMNAMQIRAWCSPILKGWVDKAVLLMPIFHGAGNWILISTIVNPPVPIVLIPNPRDIKDLLATFKKTRPTFFPGVATLFIALMNHPDVKSGKMDFSNLKMCITAAAPLLVETKKSWEALTGGKIVEAYGLSESGILVMGPVVGKWKEGSVGMPTPDVEMKIVDIDTGTQELKTGEDGEIIVKAPHLMQGYWNHPEATAEMFRGDWQFTGDIGHLDEDGYLFITSRKKELIKPSGHQVYPGEVEEVITQHPAVLEVSVAGVRDDVQGEAVKAWIVLKPDQTSTAQEIQAFCKERLTAYKVPKHVEFRTELPKSMVGKIMRRILQEEEAKKQKAN; encoded by the coding sequence GTGGCCGATTATCCCTGGTTAAACAACTACGATGAAGGTGTAGCCCACAGCCTGCAACCCTATCCCGATATCACGCTGCTCGAAGTCATCAAGGAGAACGCCAGGCAGAACCCGGATCATATGATGATCTGGTTCAAAGGCAATACCATATCCTACCGGCAGTTTGCGGAGTATGTGGATATACTGGCGAAGGCGCTGATCGGCACGGGTGTCAAGAAGGGCGACCGTGTTGCGCTGATCATGCCTAACTGCCCGCAGATAATCATCGGCCAGTTTGCCGTATGGAGGGCGGGCGGCATCACGGCACAGGTCAATCCCCTGTACTCCGAGGAAGAGTTGGTTCATGCGCTCAAGGACTGCGGCGCCGAGACCGTTATCGTGCTGACACCGTTCTATAGCCAGGTTAAGAAAGTCCAATCGAAAACAAATGTGAAAACGATCATAGCCACCTCCATCAAGGAATACCTGAGCCCGTTCATGCGAACCATGTTCACCCTGCTGATGGAGAAGAAAGGGGGGCACCGGATCGAGCTGCAGCCGGGGGACCTCTGGCTGCAGGACATCATGCGCAAATATGCCGGCACAGCTCTCCCGCCTGTTATGGTAGGCCCCAGGGATACCGCGCTGATACTTTTCAGCGGAGGCACAACAGGCTCACCCAAGGGTGTTATGCACTCTCATCAGGGCATTGTCATGAACGCAATGCAGATCCGCGCCTGGTGCTCGCCTATCCTGAAGGGCTGGGTCGATAAGGCTGTTTTATTGATGCCCATCTTCCATGGCGCGGGCAACTGGATACTCATCTCGACCATCGTGAATCCGCCGGTACCCATTGTCTTGATACCCAATCCGCGCGACATCAAGGACCTGCTGGCCACCTTTAAAAAGACCAGGCCGACCTTCTTCCCGGGGGTGGCCACGCTCTTTATCGCCCTTATGAACCATCCAGATGTAAAGTCGGGCAAGATGGATTTCAGCAATCTCAAGATGTGCATCACCGCCGCGGCGCCGCTGCTGGTGGAGACCAAGAAAAGCTGGGAGGCCCTGACCGGGGGCAAGATCGTAGAGGCCTACGGCCTGAGCGAATCCGGCATACTGGTCATGGGTCCGGTCGTGGGGAAATGGAAGGAGGGCTCGGTGGGCATGCCCACGCCGGATGTGGAGATGAAGATCGTCGATATCGACACGGGAACACAGGAGCTGAAGACGGGCGAGGACGGCGAGATCATCGTGAAAGCCCCGCACCTGATGCAGGGTTACTGGAACCACCCAGAGGCCACCGCCGAGATGTTCCGCGGCGATTGGCAGTTTACCGGAGATATCGGCCACCTGGACGAGGACGGATATCTATTTATCACCTCCCGCAAGAAGGAGCTGATCAAACCCAGCGGCCACCAGGTATACCCGGGCGAAGTGGAAGAGGTGATCACTCAGCATCCGGCGGTGCTGGAGGTCAGCGTAGCCGGAGTCAGGGACGACGTACAGGGCGAGGCCGTCAAAGCCTGGATCGTTCTGAAGCCGGACCAGACAAGCACCGCACAGGAAATTCAGGCTTTCTGCAAAGAACGCCTGACCGCCTACAAAGTGCCGAAGCATGTAGAGTTCAGGACCGAATTGCCCAAGTCGATGGTCGGCAAGATCATGCGACGCATACTGCAGGAAGAAGAGGCCAAGAAGCAGAAAGCCAATTGA
- the secA gene encoding preprotein translocase subunit SecA — protein sequence MPSWLGKLFDSNEREISRFKPLVKQINDLEPQFQGLSDEELKYKTAQFRQRLADGETLDGLLPEAFAAVREASRRTIGLRHFDVQLMGGIVLHEGKIAEMKTGEGKTLVATLPLYLNALEGKGCHLVTVNDYLARRDAYWMSPVFSALGITVASIYPVQSASEQLPALIYDPEYVNEKDSRWPHFRPVARREAYAAGITYGTNNEFGFDYLRDNMVLDMSQKVQRPLSYAIVDEVDNILIDEARTPLIISGQAEEATQKYYTFARLVSHLTPEDYKIEERERQVYLAESGINRMEEMLRREGLLKAPSLYDPSNYHLSTFMDNALKAQVLFRRDKDYMLKNGEVIIVDEFTGRLMFGRRYSEGLHQAIEAKEKVKIQKESITLATITFQNYFRLYSKLAGMTGTAATEAEELFKIYKLDVVVMPTNRPMVRVDHQDLIYKDEDSKFKAIANEIEKLSKEGKPVLVGTVSIEKSELLDDLLMRRGVRHEILNAKYHEREAEIIKQAGRVGAVTVATNMAGRGVDIILGGKPPQTEDFEDEKEFQRKYNEWKLGHEKVLELGGLHVIGTERHEARRIDNQLRGRAGRQGDPGASQFFVSLEDDIVKRFGGDRVKSVMEWAGMDENTSIEHPMISKAIENSQVKVEAFHFDIRKHLVDYDNVVNRHREVIYGERDKILSGADLKANIQELVEKQIEQIVNTYCHGYDAPDLEGILREVTEMLPLPENVADMQMDKLGKKQITERLIDYSRQVYELREKSQGPEQMRLLERLVMLRVIDDHWKEHLTAMDHLRQSVGLQSVRQIDPLVVYKKEGGAYFDSLMAGIQHDIVHTIFKVSIEKKELPARRPSAVPGQKVGRNDPCPCGSGKKYKHCHGK from the coding sequence ATGCCGAGCTGGTTAGGCAAACTGTTCGATTCCAACGAAAGAGAAATAAGCCGCTTCAAACCCCTGGTAAAGCAGATAAACGATCTGGAGCCGCAATTCCAGGGCCTTTCCGATGAAGAATTGAAGTATAAGACCGCGCAGTTCAGGCAGCGGCTGGCGGACGGCGAGACCCTGGATGGCCTGCTGCCCGAGGCTTTCGCTGCAGTGAGGGAGGCCTCTCGCCGCACCATCGGGTTGAGGCATTTCGATGTTCAGCTTATGGGCGGCATCGTGCTGCATGAGGGCAAGATCGCCGAGATGAAGACCGGCGAGGGCAAGACGCTGGTGGCTACGCTTCCGCTTTATCTTAATGCGCTGGAGGGCAAGGGCTGCCACCTGGTGACCGTCAACGATTACCTGGCCCGCCGCGACGCCTACTGGATGAGCCCTGTTTTCAGCGCCCTGGGAATCACCGTCGCCAGCATCTACCCTGTGCAGAGCGCCAGCGAACAGCTGCCGGCGCTGATTTACGACCCGGAATATGTTAACGAGAAGGACAGCCGCTGGCCGCATTTCCGTCCGGTGGCCCGCCGGGAAGCGTACGCGGCCGGTATAACCTACGGCACCAATAACGAGTTCGGCTTCGATTATCTGCGCGATAACATGGTGCTGGATATGTCTCAGAAAGTGCAGAGGCCGCTGAGCTATGCCATCGTGGACGAGGTGGACAACATACTCATCGACGAGGCGCGCACTCCGCTCATCATCAGCGGGCAAGCCGAGGAGGCTACACAGAAATACTATACCTTCGCAAGGCTGGTATCGCATCTGACTCCCGAAGACTATAAGATCGAGGAACGGGAGCGGCAGGTCTACCTGGCGGAATCGGGCATCAACCGCATGGAGGAGATGCTGCGCCGCGAGGGATTGCTTAAGGCGCCCAGCCTCTACGATCCTTCCAACTATCACCTCAGCACTTTCATGGACAACGCTCTCAAGGCGCAGGTGCTGTTCAGGCGCGATAAAGACTATATGCTCAAGAACGGCGAAGTAATCATCGTGGATGAGTTTACGGGCCGGTTGATGTTCGGCCGACGCTACTCGGAGGGCCTGCACCAGGCCATCGAGGCCAAGGAGAAGGTCAAGATACAGAAGGAGAGCATCACGCTGGCCACCATCACCTTCCAGAACTACTTCCGCCTTTACAGCAAGCTGGCCGGCATGACGGGCACCGCGGCCACCGAGGCCGAGGAGCTTTTCAAGATATATAAGCTCGATGTGGTGGTTATGCCCACCAACAGGCCTATGGTACGGGTGGACCATCAGGACTTGATCTACAAGGATGAAGACTCCAAGTTCAAGGCTATCGCCAACGAGATAGAGAAGCTTAGCAAAGAGGGTAAACCGGTTCTGGTCGGCACCGTCTCCATCGAAAAGTCCGAGCTTTTAGATGATCTGCTGATGCGTAGGGGTGTGAGGCACGAGATACTCAACGCCAAGTACCACGAGCGCGAGGCGGAGATCATCAAGCAGGCCGGCAGGGTGGGCGCCGTGACCGTGGCAACCAATATGGCGGGGCGCGGCGTGGACATCATACTGGGAGGCAAGCCGCCTCAGACGGAGGATTTCGAGGACGAGAAGGAGTTCCAGCGGAAATATAATGAGTGGAAGTTGGGACACGAAAAGGTGCTGGAACTCGGCGGGCTGCATGTCATCGGCACGGAGAGGCACGAGGCCCGGCGCATCGACAACCAGCTGCGCGGCCGCGCCGGACGCCAGGGCGACCCCGGGGCCTCGCAGTTCTTCGTCTCGCTCGAGGATGATATAGTCAAGCGATTCGGTGGGGACCGTGTTAAAAGCGTGATGGAATGGGCCGGCATGGACGAGAATACGTCGATCGAGCACCCCATGATCAGCAAGGCGATCGAGAACTCGCAGGTCAAGGTTGAAGCCTTCCACTTCGACATCCGCAAGCATCTGGTCGACTACGACAACGTGGTCAACAGGCACAGGGAAGTCATCTACGGTGAGCGCGACAAGATACTGTCGGGGGCCGATCTCAAGGCCAATATTCAGGAGCTGGTCGAGAAGCAGATCGAACAGATAGTAAATACTTATTGCCATGGCTACGATGCGCCGGATCTGGAGGGCATTTTGAGGGAGGTCACGGAGATGCTGCCTCTGCCCGAAAACGTGGCGGACATGCAGATGGATAAACTGGGCAAGAAGCAGATCACCGAGAGGTTGATCGACTATAGCCGCCAGGTATACGAGCTCAGGGAGAAAAGCCAGGGGCCGGAGCAGATGAGATTACTTGAGCGCCTGGTAATGCTCAGGGTGATCGACGACCACTGGAAGGAACATCTGACCGCCATGGACCACCTGCGCCAGAGCGTGGGCCTGCAGTCGGTCAGGCAGATCGACCCGCTGGTCGTATATAAGAAAGAGGGAGGGGCTTATTTCGATAGCCTGATGGCCGGCATACAGCACGATATCGTGCATACTATATTCAAGGTCAGCATCGAGAAAAAAGAGCTGCCGGCGCGCAGGCCCTCTGCTGTTCCCGGCCAGAAGGTCGGCCGCAATGACCCCTGCCCCTGCGGCTCAGGCAAGAAATACAAGCACTGCCACGGAAAGTAG
- a CDS encoding TMEM175 family protein, whose translation MESNERISPDHEKILGRLLSLSDGIFAFAITLLIMNIVLPYGTSRAEVPQALLELWPKYLAFLISFVVIGLYWIVHVRQFRVIRKYDTGLLWLNLLFLMFIVLIPFSTSVLSDFEETASVVLYAANMACAGFTATGLWIYATRRKLIDAKLGPAWVRRGIITNLIAPGWFALSIGLAFINPNLAVYSWLLIGVAHRVVDWVLKLPKADEDI comes from the coding sequence ATGGAATCGAATGAAAGGATTTCCCCGGACCACGAAAAAATCCTCGGCCGCCTGCTTTCCTTAAGCGACGGTATATTCGCATTCGCCATAACCCTGCTTATAATGAATATCGTACTACCTTACGGCACCTCCAGGGCAGAGGTGCCGCAGGCGCTGCTGGAGCTTTGGCCAAAGTACCTGGCTTTCCTCATCAGCTTCGTGGTTATCGGGCTTTACTGGATTGTCCACGTGCGCCAGTTCCGCGTTATCCGCAAGTACGATACCGGATTGCTCTGGCTCAACCTTCTCTTTCTCATGTTCATCGTGCTGATCCCCTTCTCCACCAGCGTTTTGAGCGATTTCGAGGAGACAGCCAGCGTCGTTCTCTATGCTGCGAACATGGCATGCGCCGGCTTCACGGCCACCGGGCTATGGATATACGCAACCCGCCGCAAGCTGATTGATGCAAAGCTTGGCCCGGCATGGGTCAGACGCGGTATAATAACAAACCTGATTGCGCCGGGCTGGTTCGCCCTTTCGATCGGGCTGGCTTTCATCAATCCCAACCTTGCAGTCTACTCGTGGCTGCTGATAGGTGTCGCTCACCGGGTCGTCGACTGGGTACTAAAGCTGCCCAAAGCCGACGAGGATATTTAA
- the polX gene encoding DNA polymerase/3'-5' exonuclease PolX — protein MKNAEIATVFDNIADLLELKGENRFKIRAYARAAETIRHLPEEMELMHEEGRDFRDVAGIGDAIAAKSVELITTGRLRFYEELKASLPEGFINLMDIPGIGPRTAYKLATELSVGTVDQLEAAIRDGRVAGLERMGDKTAANILRAIEAFRRKDRRIPLGEALPVVEEVLGALQAVPGVLNLTPAGSLRRFTETVGDIDLMGTADDSEAVIRAFVSLPQVREVLAQGPTKASVILPGGLQADLRMVEHADFGSLLQHFTGSKQHNVTLRTWAQKKGFSLSEYGITDIKTGRVERFAREDSFYAYLGLQYIPPEIREDMGEIDLAERKAIPDLIEQKDLKGDFHTHTIGSDGIDTIEAMAAAAGELGYQYMAITDHSSGRNIGSDRKLDRVARQTEEIKRLNASGSGPYLLNGVEVDIKADGSLDLPDDILAEMDIVIASVHSSFMQARDVMTRRIIGAIEHPHVDMIAHPTCRKIGEREPVDVDLEAVYSAAVKHGKALEINAIPDRLDLKDIHAYRARELGVTLAIGTDAHAVYHLGFMKFGIGVARRAWCRSSDILNTRPLNEVLAFLHRSRA, from the coding sequence GTGAAAAACGCTGAAATAGCCACGGTTTTCGATAATATAGCCGACCTGCTGGAGCTCAAGGGCGAAAACAGGTTCAAAATACGTGCCTATGCGCGCGCCGCCGAGACCATCAGGCACCTGCCCGAGGAGATGGAATTGATGCATGAGGAGGGCAGGGATTTCCGGGACGTCGCGGGCATCGGCGACGCCATCGCGGCCAAGTCGGTGGAGCTTATCACCACAGGCCGGCTGAGGTTTTACGAGGAGCTGAAGGCCAGCCTGCCCGAGGGCTTCATCAACCTGATGGACATACCCGGCATCGGTCCCAGGACCGCGTACAAGCTGGCTACCGAACTGAGTGTGGGAACCGTTGACCAGCTTGAGGCGGCCATCAGGGACGGCAGGGTGGCCGGGCTGGAAAGGATGGGAGACAAGACGGCCGCCAATATACTGCGCGCCATCGAAGCATTCAGGCGCAAAGACAGGCGCATCCCCCTGGGAGAAGCCCTGCCTGTGGTCGAGGAGGTATTAGGCGCATTGCAAGCCGTGCCGGGCGTGCTCAACCTCACGCCTGCCGGCAGCCTGCGCAGGTTTACGGAGACCGTGGGCGACATCGATCTGATGGGCACCGCCGATGATTCCGAGGCAGTTATCAGGGCTTTTGTATCTTTACCGCAGGTGAGGGAGGTGCTGGCGCAGGGACCCACCAAGGCCAGCGTGATCCTGCCGGGCGGGCTGCAGGCCGACCTGCGTATGGTGGAGCATGCGGATTTTGGATCGCTGCTGCAGCATTTCACGGGTAGCAAGCAGCATAATGTCACGCTGCGCACCTGGGCGCAAAAGAAGGGATTCAGCCTCAGTGAGTACGGCATCACGGATATCAAGACCGGCAGAGTGGAGAGGTTTGCACGTGAAGACTCTTTCTACGCTTACCTCGGTTTGCAGTATATCCCTCCCGAGATCAGGGAGGATATGGGCGAAATCGACCTTGCGGAGAGAAAGGCTATTCCCGATCTGATCGAGCAAAAGGATTTAAAAGGTGATTTTCACACGCATACCATCGGCAGCGACGGCATAGATACCATCGAAGCTATGGCGGCTGCGGCCGGAGAGCTGGGTTACCAGTACATGGCCATCACCGATCACTCCAGCGGACGCAATATCGGCAGCGACAGGAAGCTGGACCGGGTCGCCAGGCAGACGGAGGAGATAAAAAGGCTGAACGCCTCAGGCAGCGGGCCGTATCTGCTCAACGGAGTCGAGGTGGACATAAAGGCGGACGGCAGCCTGGACCTTCCCGACGATATTCTGGCTGAGATGGATATCGTGATAGCCTCGGTGCATTCGTCCTTCATGCAGGCCAGGGACGTGATGACACGCCGTATAATAGGCGCGATCGAGCATCCTCACGTCGATATGATAGCCCACCCCACCTGCCGCAAGATAGGGGAGCGCGAGCCGGTGGATGTAGACCTGGAGGCCGTATACAGCGCCGCCGTAAAACACGGCAAAGCTCTGGAGATAAATGCCATCCCCGACCGGCTGGACCTCAAGGACATTCATGCCTATCGTGCGCGCGAGCTGGGGGTGACCCTGGCCATCGGCACCGACGCCCATGCCGTATACCATCTCGGTTTCATGAAGTTCGGCATCGGCGTGGCCCGCCGGGCATGGTGCCGGTCCAGCGATATTTTAAATACCAGACCTTTGAATGAGGTGCTGGCTTTCCTGCACAGGAGCCGTGCATGA